In one Mauremys mutica isolate MM-2020 ecotype Southern chromosome 3, ASM2049712v1, whole genome shotgun sequence genomic region, the following are encoded:
- the MRAP2 gene encoding melanocortin-2 receptor accessory protein 2 isoform X4 — protein MFFVLTLLTKTGAPHPDNTEPSEKRFHVSSFVADFGRPLESDKVFSRQVAEESRSLFHFYINEVEHLDKAKQSHKAPGLDSNIHFQEVARSSGRLEEELNCFTKFNIPNFVNTDQNSSLGEDDLLISEPPIILESKPVIQASRQILD, from the exons atgttctttgtgCTGACCTTGCTGACGAAGACAGGAGCACCGCACCCAGA CAATACAGAACCTTCTGAAAAAAGATTTCATGTGAGTAGCTTTGTGGCAGACTTTGGAAGACCTCTGGAGTCAGACAAGGTCTTTTCGCGTCAAGTAGCTGAAGAGTCCAGGTCACTCTTTCACTTTTACATTAATGAAGTGGAGCATTTGGACAAAGCAAAACAAAGCCATAAAGCCCCAGGTCTGGACAGTAATATTCACTTCCAGGAAGTAGCTAGGAGCAgtggaaggctggaggaggagctgaatTGCTTTACAAAATTTAACATCCCCAACTTTGTGAACACTGACCAGAATTCTTCACTGGGTGAAGATGATCTGCTGATTTCAGAGCCACCAATCATTTTAGAAAGCAAACCAGTTATCCAAGCCTCACGTCAGATCCTTGACTGA